A window of Aeromicrobium sp. A1-2 contains these coding sequences:
- the carB gene encoding carbamoyl-phosphate synthase large subunit, whose translation MPKREDIKSVLVIGSGPIVIGQACEFDYSGTQACRVLREEGIRVILINSNPATIMTDPEFADATYIEPITPEFVEKVIAKERPDALLATLGGQTALNAAIQMHEAGVLEKYNVELIGASIEAIEKGENRESFKAVVATLPPEWGAESAESVICHTMQECLDGVEGLGGYPVVVRPSFTMGGSGSGLAYNATDLHRIAGSGLALSPTTEVLLEESILGWKEYELEVMRDTADNVVIVCSIENLDPMGVHTGDSITVAPAMTLTDVEYQRLRDISIGIIREVGVDTGGCNIQFAVNPEDGRIVVIEMNPRVSRSSALASKATGFPIAKIAAKVAIGYTLDEIPNDITQETPASFEPTLDYVVVKVPRFAFEKFPAADATLTTHMKSVGEAMAIGRNFTEALQKALRSLERPDAVFDWHKDWIDLDKDALLDQIKVPHDGRLKKVMDAIRAGATPEEIFDATKIDPWFVDQLALINEVAVELTGAKELSPVLLRRAKRHGFSDAQIGKIRGMSEDVVRGVRHALGVRPVYKTVDTCAAEFAAKTPYHYSSYDEETEVEPRTKPAVLILGSGPNRIGQGIEFDYSCVHAAMALSEVGYETIMVNCNPETVSTDYDTSDRLYFEPLTLEDVLEIVHAEKQAGPVVGVIVQLGGQTPLGLAAGLERAGVTIVGTQPAAIDLAEERGAFGLVLEAAGLPAPKHGMATTFAQAKSVADEIGYPVLVRPSYVLGGRGMEIVYDEGTLKDYIDRATEISPEHPVLVDRFLDDAIEIDVDALYDGTDLFLGGVMEHIEEAGVHSGDSACALPPITLGQLEIERIRESTEAIAKGVGVRGLINIQFALSSDILYVIEANPRASRTVPFVSKATATQLAKAAARVMLGGSIADLRTAGVLPATGDGGQLPDNAPIAVKEAVMPFNRFRTFEGRYVDTLLGPEMRSTGEVMGMDVGFGTAFAKSQAGAQNGLPTSGQVFVSVANRDKRHMIFPVKRLADLGFEILATSGTAVVLARNGVKATVIRKLNEEPLPGQSRSTIVEKIHAQDVQLIINTPHGVTSGGSPRIDGYEIRTAAVAEGIPCITTVQGLAAAVQGIEALIEGRIGVTSLQEWGRLVHAGREPR comes from the coding sequence ATGCCAAAGCGCGAAGACATCAAGTCAGTCCTCGTCATCGGCTCCGGCCCGATCGTCATCGGTCAGGCCTGCGAGTTCGACTACTCCGGCACCCAGGCCTGCCGCGTCCTCCGTGAGGAGGGCATTCGCGTCATCTTGATCAACTCCAACCCGGCGACGATCATGACCGATCCGGAGTTCGCCGACGCGACCTACATCGAGCCCATCACCCCGGAGTTCGTAGAGAAGGTCATCGCCAAGGAACGCCCCGATGCGCTGCTCGCGACGCTGGGCGGCCAGACCGCGCTCAACGCCGCGATCCAGATGCATGAGGCCGGCGTGCTCGAGAAGTACAACGTCGAGCTGATCGGTGCGTCGATCGAGGCGATCGAGAAGGGCGAGAACCGCGAGTCCTTCAAGGCCGTCGTCGCGACCCTTCCCCCCGAGTGGGGCGCCGAGTCCGCTGAGTCGGTCATCTGTCACACGATGCAGGAGTGCCTCGACGGCGTCGAGGGCCTGGGCGGCTATCCCGTCGTCGTACGGCCGTCATTCACGATGGGCGGCTCCGGATCGGGCCTGGCATACAACGCCACGGACCTGCACCGGATCGCGGGATCCGGACTGGCGCTCAGCCCCACGACCGAGGTTCTCCTGGAGGAGTCGATCCTCGGCTGGAAGGAGTACGAGCTCGAGGTCATGCGGGACACCGCCGACAACGTCGTGATCGTGTGCTCGATCGAGAACCTCGACCCCATGGGCGTGCACACCGGTGACTCGATCACGGTGGCCCCCGCCATGACCCTGACCGATGTCGAGTACCAGCGCCTGCGGGACATCTCGATCGGCATCATTCGTGAGGTCGGCGTCGACACAGGCGGCTGCAACATCCAGTTCGCGGTCAACCCCGAGGACGGCCGCATCGTCGTGATCGAGATGAACCCGCGCGTCTCACGGTCGTCCGCACTGGCGTCCAAGGCCACGGGTTTCCCGATCGCCAAGATCGCCGCCAAGGTCGCAATTGGCTACACCCTGGACGAGATCCCCAACGACATCACCCAGGAGACCCCGGCGTCGTTCGAGCCCACGCTCGACTACGTCGTCGTCAAGGTGCCGCGGTTCGCGTTCGAGAAGTTCCCGGCCGCCGATGCGACCCTCACGACCCACATGAAGTCGGTCGGAGAGGCGATGGCGATCGGCCGCAACTTCACCGAGGCGCTCCAGAAGGCGCTGCGGTCCCTCGAGCGGCCCGATGCGGTCTTCGACTGGCACAAGGACTGGATCGACCTGGACAAGGACGCGCTGCTGGACCAGATCAAGGTCCCGCACGACGGCCGGCTCAAGAAGGTCATGGACGCGATCCGAGCCGGGGCCACCCCCGAGGAGATCTTCGACGCGACCAAGATCGACCCGTGGTTCGTCGATCAGCTCGCGCTGATCAACGAGGTCGCGGTCGAGCTGACCGGGGCCAAGGAGCTGTCGCCGGTGCTGCTGCGCCGGGCCAAGCGGCACGGTTTCTCCGACGCGCAGATCGGCAAGATCCGTGGCATGTCGGAGGACGTCGTCAGGGGAGTGCGCCACGCGCTCGGCGTCCGCCCGGTCTACAAGACCGTCGACACGTGCGCGGCCGAGTTCGCCGCGAAGACGCCGTACCACTACTCCTCGTACGACGAGGAGACCGAGGTCGAGCCACGCACCAAGCCCGCCGTGCTGATCCTGGGCAGCGGACCCAACCGGATCGGGCAGGGCATCGAGTTCGACTACTCGTGCGTCCACGCCGCGATGGCGCTGTCGGAGGTCGGCTACGAGACCATCATGGTCAACTGCAACCCCGAGACCGTCTCGACCGACTACGACACCTCAGACCGGCTCTACTTCGAGCCGTTGACGCTCGAGGATGTCCTCGAGATCGTGCACGCCGAGAAGCAGGCCGGTCCCGTCGTGGGAGTCATCGTCCAGCTCGGCGGTCAGACGCCGCTCGGGCTCGCGGCGGGCCTGGAGCGGGCCGGGGTGACGATCGTCGGCACGCAACCGGCCGCGATCGACCTCGCCGAGGAGCGCGGGGCCTTCGGCCTGGTGCTGGAGGCTGCGGGACTGCCGGCTCCCAAGCACGGCATGGCGACGACCTTCGCCCAGGCCAAGTCCGTGGCCGATGAGATCGGCTATCCCGTGCTCGTGCGCCCGTCATACGTCCTGGGCGGCCGTGGCATGGAGATCGTCTACGACGAGGGCACCCTCAAGGACTACATCGACCGGGCCACCGAGATCTCGCCGGAGCATCCCGTGCTGGTCGACCGGTTCCTCGACGATGCGATCGAGATCGACGTCGACGCGCTGTACGACGGCACCGACCTGTTCCTGGGTGGCGTGATGGAGCACATCGAGGAGGCCGGGGTCCACTCGGGCGACTCGGCCTGCGCGCTGCCACCGATCACGCTGGGCCAGCTCGAGATCGAGCGGATCCGCGAGTCGACCGAGGCGATCGCCAAGGGCGTCGGTGTCCGCGGACTCATCAACATCCAGTTCGCGCTGTCCTCGGACATCCTCTACGTCATCGAGGCGAACCCGCGGGCCTCGCGCACCGTGCCGTTCGTGTCGAAGGCAACCGCGACGCAGCTGGCCAAGGCTGCGGCCCGGGTCATGCTGGGGGGGTCGATCGCCGATCTGCGCACGGCCGGCGTCCTGCCGGCGACGGGTGACGGTGGCCAGCTTCCCGACAACGCGCCGATCGCGGTCAAGGAAGCCGTCATGCCGTTCAACCGCTTCCGCACGTTCGAGGGACGCTACGTCGACACGCTGCTTGGTCCCGAGATGCGATCGACCGGCGAGGTCATGGGCATGGATGTCGGCTTCGGCACGGCCTTCGCCAAGAGCCAGGCTGGCGCACAGAACGGGCTGCCGACCTCGGGCCAGGTCTTTGTGTCGGTCGCCAACCGCGACAAACGGCACATGATCTTCCCGGTCAAGCGACTCGCGGACCTGGGCTTCGAGATCCTGGCGACCAGCGGGACGGCTGTCGTGCTGGCACGCAACGGGGTCAAGGCAACGGTCATCCGCAAGCTCAACGAGGAGCCGCTGCCGGGCCAGTCCCGCTCAACCATCGTCGAGAAGATCCACGCGCAGGATGTCCAGCTCATCATCAACACGCCGCACGGTGTGACCTCCGGCGGCAGCCCGCGCATCGATGGCTACGAGATCCGGACCGCTGCTGTCGCCGAGGGCATCCCGTGCATCACGACGGTGCAGGGCCTGGCCGCCGCGGTGCAGGGGATCGAGGCGCTGATCGAGGGTCGGATCGGTGTCACGTCGTTGCAGGAGTGGGGCCGACTGGTCCACGCGGGGCGGGAGCCCCGATGA
- a CDS encoding dihydroorotase: MTSYVIRGANILGETVADIAFEDGVITAIGTDLVGDETIDAAGLVALPGLVDLHTHVREPGREDAETVLTGSRAAARGGFTCVHAMANTDPVADTAGVVEQVWRLGREGGYCDVQPIGAVTIGLGGERLAELGAMADSAAGVRVFSDDGKCVSDAVIMRRALEYVKAFDGVIAQHAQEPRLTEGAQMNEGPLSGELGLTGWPAVAEEAIIARDVLLAEHVGSRLHVCHLSTRGSVEIIRWAKGRGIDVTAEVTPHHLLLSDDLVRSYDPIYKVNPPLRSNDDVSAVREGLADGTIDIVATDHAPHPMEDKECEWSAAAFGMLGLETALSVVQQTMVDTGLLTWAQVADKMSVKPADIGRVHNQGRPIAVGEPANIVLVDPAATRLIDARDTASLSRNNPYAGLTLPGEVVATFLRGRATVRDRALVEGVTV; encoded by the coding sequence ATGACCTCGTACGTGATCCGGGGAGCCAACATCCTCGGTGAGACCGTCGCCGACATCGCCTTCGAGGACGGTGTGATCACTGCGATCGGCACCGACCTCGTGGGCGACGAGACGATCGACGCGGCAGGGCTCGTGGCCCTGCCGGGTCTCGTCGACCTGCACACCCACGTCCGTGAACCCGGACGCGAGGACGCTGAGACCGTCCTGACCGGTTCCCGGGCGGCCGCGCGCGGCGGATTCACCTGCGTGCACGCGATGGCCAACACCGATCCGGTCGCGGACACCGCCGGAGTCGTCGAGCAGGTGTGGCGCCTGGGCCGCGAGGGCGGCTACTGCGACGTGCAGCCGATCGGCGCCGTGACGATCGGGCTCGGCGGCGAGCGACTTGCCGAGCTCGGCGCGATGGCCGACTCCGCGGCCGGCGTACGAGTGTTCTCCGACGATGGCAAGTGCGTGTCGGACGCCGTGATCATGCGCCGCGCCCTGGAGTACGTCAAGGCGTTCGACGGGGTCATCGCCCAGCATGCCCAGGAGCCCCGGCTCACCGAGGGTGCGCAGATGAACGAGGGCCCGTTGTCCGGCGAGCTCGGCCTGACCGGCTGGCCGGCCGTCGCCGAGGAGGCGATCATCGCCCGGGACGTCCTGCTCGCCGAGCATGTCGGTTCGCGGCTGCACGTGTGCCACCTGTCGACCCGCGGTTCAGTCGAGATCATCCGCTGGGCCAAGGGCCGCGGCATCGACGTCACGGCCGAGGTCACGCCGCACCACCTGCTGCTGAGCGACGACCTCGTCCGCAGCTACGACCCGATCTACAAGGTCAACCCGCCGCTGCGCTCCAACGACGACGTGTCCGCGGTCCGGGAAGGGCTCGCGGACGGCACGATCGACATCGTGGCCACGGATCACGCACCGCACCCGATGGAGGACAAGGAGTGCGAGTGGTCCGCGGCAGCCTTCGGGATGCTGGGGCTCGAGACCGCGCTCTCGGTCGTGCAGCAGACCATGGTCGACACCGGGTTGCTGACCTGGGCGCAGGTCGCCGACAAGATGTCGGTCAAGCCGGCCGACATCGGTCGTGTCCACAACCAGGGCCGCCCGATCGCAGTGGGGGAGCCGGCCAACATCGTGCTGGTCGACCCGGCCGCCACCCGGCTGATCGATGCCCGCGACACCGCTTCGTTGTCGCGCAACAACCCGTACGCCGGACTGACCCTGCCCGGTGAGGTCGTCGCGACCTTCCTGCGCGGCAGAGCCACCGTCCGTGACCGTGCTCTCGTGGAAGGCGTGACCGTATGA
- a CDS encoding aspartate carbamoyltransferase catalytic subunit: protein MKNLLSAGDLNRTDAIRILDTAEELLGVASRPIKKLPTLRGRTVVNLFFEDSTRTRISFEAAAKRLSADVITFSAKGSSVSKGESLKDTALTLQAMGADAVIIRHQHSGAPHRLANAQWTSGAVINAGDGTHEHPTQALLDAFTMRKHLGDLVGKRITIVGDVLHSRVARSNALLLHTLGAHVTLVAPPTLLPVGVEHWPVETSYNLDSSLEKADAVMMLRVQAERMNAAFFPSAREYSRRYGLDMPRLRLLPEHAIVMHPGPMNRGMEITADVADHVRSVIVEQVTNGVAVRMAVLYLLLGGAAEEPTSEEGTS, encoded by the coding sequence ATCAAGAACCTGCTCAGTGCCGGCGACCTGAACCGCACCGACGCGATCCGCATCCTGGACACCGCCGAGGAGTTGCTCGGGGTCGCGAGCCGGCCGATCAAGAAGCTGCCGACGCTGCGCGGCCGCACAGTCGTCAACCTGTTCTTCGAGGACTCGACCCGCACCCGCATCTCGTTCGAGGCCGCCGCCAAGCGACTGAGTGCCGACGTCATCACGTTCTCCGCCAAGGGCTCGAGCGTCTCGAAGGGCGAGAGCCTCAAGGACACCGCCCTGACACTGCAGGCCATGGGTGCGGACGCCGTCATCATCCGACACCAGCACTCTGGGGCGCCGCACCGGCTCGCGAACGCCCAGTGGACCAGCGGCGCGGTCATCAACGCCGGAGACGGGACGCATGAGCACCCGACCCAGGCGCTGCTCGACGCCTTCACGATGCGCAAGCACCTCGGCGACCTGGTCGGCAAGCGGATCACGATCGTCGGCGACGTGCTGCACAGTCGCGTCGCCCGCTCCAATGCGCTCCTGCTGCACACCCTCGGGGCGCACGTCACGCTCGTCGCGCCGCCGACTTTGCTGCCGGTCGGGGTGGAGCACTGGCCGGTCGAGACGTCGTACAACCTGGACAGCTCGCTGGAGAAGGCCGACGCAGTCATGATGCTGCGAGTGCAGGCCGAGCGCATGAACGCCGCGTTCTTCCCCAGCGCCAGGGAGTACAGCCGCCGTTACGGTCTCGACATGCCCCGACTCCGGCTCCTGCCTGAGCACGCGATCGTGATGCATCCGGGGCCGATGAACCGCGGCATGGAGATCACCGCCGATGTCGCCGACCACGTCCGGTCGGTCATCGTCGAGCAGGTCACCAACGGTGTTGCTGTTCGCATGGCCGTCCTCTACCTCCTCCTCGGCGGCGCCGCCGAGGAACCCACCAGCGAAGAAGGCACCTCATGA
- the pyrF gene encoding orotidine-5'-phosphate decarboxylase codes for MSFGSRARAAMSAYGPACVGIDPHASLLEEWGLPDDVEGLDRFASICVEAFAGHVGFVKPQSAFFERFGARGVVVLERTIQDLRHTGSLVVLDVKRGDIGSTAAAYADAYLDDDAPMAADAITVSPYLGFGSLQPFFDVADKNDAGVFVLALTSNPEGPEVQHARNGDVTVAGGILAQLAALNADAQPMGAFGAVVGATIGEAAEDLAINGPLLVPGFGAQGGTVDDIRRLFGAVIDNVIPSTSRGVLSAGPDVGALRDSVARVNAQLVGS; via the coding sequence ATGAGCTTCGGGTCACGCGCCCGTGCGGCCATGTCGGCGTACGGCCCGGCCTGCGTCGGGATCGACCCGCATGCGTCGCTGCTCGAGGAGTGGGGCCTGCCCGACGACGTCGAAGGGCTCGACCGCTTCGCCTCGATCTGCGTCGAGGCGTTCGCCGGTCATGTCGGCTTCGTCAAGCCGCAGTCGGCCTTCTTCGAGCGCTTCGGTGCCCGGGGCGTCGTGGTGCTCGAGCGCACGATCCAGGATCTTCGACACACCGGCTCACTGGTCGTCCTGGACGTCAAGCGCGGCGACATCGGGTCGACCGCCGCGGCGTACGCCGATGCGTATCTCGACGATGACGCACCGATGGCGGCGGATGCGATCACGGTCAGCCCCTACCTCGGGTTCGGTTCCTTGCAGCCCTTCTTCGACGTCGCGGACAAGAACGACGCGGGCGTGTTCGTGCTCGCGCTGACCTCCAACCCGGAGGGTCCCGAGGTGCAGCACGCCCGCAACGGTGACGTCACGGTGGCCGGCGGGATCCTGGCCCAGCTCGCGGCGCTCAACGCCGACGCACAGCCGATGGGTGCCTTCGGTGCGGTGGTGGGAGCGACGATCGGTGAGGCGGCCGAGGACCTGGCCATCAACGGGCCCTTGCTCGTTCCGGGATTCGGGGCGCAGGGCGGGACCGTCGACGACATCCGTCGGTTGTTCGGCGCGGTCATCGACAACGTCATCCCTTCGACGTCCCGCGGCGTCCTGTCCGCCGGGCCGGATGTCGGGGCGCTCCGCGATTCTGTCGCCCGGGTGAACGCCCAACTTGTAGGGTCATAG
- the pyrR gene encoding bifunctional pyr operon transcriptional regulator/uracil phosphoribosyltransferase PyrR, with protein sequence MAASDGAPRADSSHTPVRTVLDDRDISRALTRITHEILERNRDASDILLLGIPTRGVHLARRIAKRMSEVEGRAITAGALDITMYRDDLRLKPARALEHTEIPQDIDDKIVVLIDDVLFSGRTIRAALDALTELGRPRSVQLAVLIDRGHRELPIRADYVGKNLPTSLAEKVKVALSESDDRDGVDIMGGAA encoded by the coding sequence ATGGCCGCGTCCGATGGCGCCCCCCGTGCTGACAGCTCGCACACACCCGTACGAACCGTCCTTGACGACCGGGACATTTCCCGCGCACTGACCCGCATCACGCACGAGATCCTCGAGCGCAACCGGGACGCGTCGGACATCCTGCTGCTGGGCATCCCTACCCGCGGAGTCCACCTCGCCCGTCGCATCGCCAAAAGGATGTCCGAGGTCGAGGGTCGCGCCATCACCGCCGGAGCGCTGGACATCACGATGTACCGCGACGACCTGCGGCTCAAGCCCGCGCGAGCACTCGAGCACACCGAGATCCCCCAGGACATCGACGACAAGATCGTCGTGCTGATCGACGACGTGCTGTTCTCGGGCCGGACGATCCGCGCCGCCCTGGACGCCCTGACCGAGCTGGGCAGGCCGCGCTCGGTGCAGCTGGCTGTGCTGATCGACCGTGGCCACCGTGAGCTGCCGATCCGGGCCGACTACGTGGGCAAGAACCTGCCGACCTCGCTCGCCGAGAAGGTCAAGGTCGCGTTGTCGGAGTCCGACGATCGAGACGGCGTCGACATCATGGGGGGAGCGGCATGA
- a CDS encoding ABC transporter permease, translating into MSDKTATESRTPAAPDMEAQPDARTTRRPVLKWTDLLVPVFCVLAIGADVLYLANADLDSIVRRAVDPASVTRQTLDHIKISFLITMFVMAIAVPLGVLVTRRRFSWLSPGILAVANAGQAAPSIGLLAIIGIFYIGLWAVVGVLTAYSVLPVLRNTIVGLQQVDAGVKDAARGMGMSPMGVLFRVELPLAVPIIGAGARTALVLAVATVAFGDFVGAGGLGGLLFGSIKLGRNEVLVLASLLIAVLALLVDWAGGLVQRSFTPRGIR; encoded by the coding sequence ATGAGCGACAAGACGGCGACCGAGTCACGCACGCCGGCGGCTCCTGACATGGAGGCGCAGCCCGACGCGCGCACGACCCGCCGACCGGTCCTGAAGTGGACCGATCTGCTCGTGCCGGTGTTCTGCGTCCTGGCGATCGGGGCCGACGTGCTCTACCTCGCGAATGCCGACCTCGACTCGATCGTCCGCCGCGCGGTCGACCCCGCGTCCGTGACCCGGCAGACGCTGGACCACATCAAGATCAGCTTCCTGATCACGATGTTCGTCATGGCGATCGCGGTGCCGCTGGGTGTCCTGGTGACCCGTCGCCGGTTCTCCTGGCTGTCGCCGGGGATCCTGGCAGTTGCCAACGCCGGCCAGGCGGCGCCCAGCATCGGCCTGCTCGCGATCATCGGCATCTTCTACATCGGTCTGTGGGCCGTCGTCGGCGTCCTCACGGCGTACAGCGTCCTGCCTGTCTTGCGCAACACGATCGTCGGCCTCCAACAGGTCGACGCAGGCGTCAAGGACGCCGCCCGCGGCATGGGCATGTCGCCCATGGGAGTCCTGTTCCGCGTCGAGCTGCCGCTGGCTGTCCCGATCATCGGCGCCGGCGCGCGCACCGCGCTCGTGCTGGCCGTCGCGACGGTCGCCTTCGGTGACTTCGTCGGCGCGGGCGGGCTCGGCGGGCTGCTGTTCGGCAGCATCAAGCTCGGCCGCAACGAGGTCCTCGTGCTTGCCAGCCTGCTGATCGCGGTGCTCGCGCTGCTCGTCGACTGGGCCGGCGGGCTGGTCCAACGCTCGTTCACGCCCCGCGGCATCCGCTAA
- a CDS encoding glycine betaine ABC transporter substrate-binding protein produces the protein MKTLRRKTSMIAGAAAIALTLGACGLGGGDGGGSSTEVEAGSVDPDALKGVSLAVGSKEFDEQLLLGQLTIQMLKAAGADVSDKTNIQGSTATRNALTSGKTDIYWDYNGTGWINYLGHDDPIQDPVEQFEAVKKEDLEKNGLVWGAPAPFNNTYAFATTTEFAAENNIETHSDMADYVNKNDDATVCVESEFAGRPDGYPGFAKAYDMDVKDKTQTLGTGVIYTQVDKGGCDFGEIFTTDGRIAALDLKPLVDDEAFFPLYNGAVVLREDTATEFPAILEVMAPLSATLTTETMAELNSKVSAEGLRPSKVAEDFLKSEGFIK, from the coding sequence ATGAAGACACTTCGACGCAAGACATCCATGATCGCCGGTGCAGCAGCAATCGCCCTGACCCTGGGAGCGTGTGGACTCGGCGGCGGTGACGGCGGCGGCTCCAGCACCGAGGTCGAGGCAGGATCTGTCGACCCCGACGCGCTGAAGGGCGTGTCGCTCGCGGTCGGCTCCAAAGAGTTCGACGAGCAGCTGCTGCTCGGCCAGCTCACGATCCAGATGCTGAAGGCCGCGGGCGCCGACGTCAGCGACAAGACCAACATCCAGGGCAGCACCGCGACCCGCAACGCCCTGACGTCGGGCAAGACCGACATCTACTGGGACTACAACGGCACCGGTTGGATCAACTACCTGGGCCACGACGACCCGATCCAGGACCCGGTCGAGCAGTTCGAGGCGGTCAAGAAGGAAGACCTGGAGAAGAACGGCCTCGTCTGGGGCGCGCCGGCTCCCTTCAACAACACCTATGCGTTCGCCACGACCACGGAGTTCGCGGCCGAGAACAACATCGAGACGCACTCGGACATGGCTGACTACGTCAACAAGAACGACGACGCGACGGTGTGTGTCGAGAGCGAGTTCGCGGGCCGTCCCGACGGCTACCCGGGATTCGCCAAGGCGTACGACATGGACGTCAAGGACAAGACCCAGACGCTCGGCACCGGCGTCATCTACACCCAGGTCGACAAGGGCGGCTGTGACTTCGGCGAGATCTTCACGACCGACGGACGTATCGCCGCGCTCGATCTGAAGCCGCTGGTCGACGACGAGGCGTTCTTCCCGCTGTACAACGGCGCGGTCGTGCTGCGCGAGGACACCGCCACGGAGTTCCCCGCGATCCTCGAGGTGATGGCGCCGCTCAGCGCCACGCTGACGACCGAGACGATGGCCGAGCTCAACTCCAAGGTGAGCGCCGAGGGCCTGCGGCCGTCGAAGGTCGCCGAGGACTTCCTCAAGAGCGAGGGCTTCATCAAGTAG
- the carA gene encoding glutamine-hydrolyzing carbamoyl-phosphate synthase small subunit: MSSTEAILVLEDGRVFRGESYGAIGETIGEIVFSTGMTGYQETLTDPSYKGQIVAMTAPHIGNTGVNDEDFESSRIWVDGYVVRDAARVRSNWRSNATLDEALEHQGVVGIAGVDTRALTRHLRDRGSMRGGISSVSTDVESLLARVNAAPVMTGASFIDDVTTEQAYVVPAVGEKRFTVAAIDLGIKGMTPRRMAERGIEVHVLPASTTFEQIAAIGPDGVFMSNGPGDPAAADRAVTTLKQVLEARIPYFGICLGNQIFGRALGLGTYKLVYGHRGINQPVQDLTTGKVEITAHNHGFAVDAPIEGTFETPYGAGRVTHVCLNDQVVEGLALLNQPAFSVQYHPEAAAGPHDAAYLFDRFVDLMSSAKAGV, from the coding sequence ATGAGCAGCACCGAGGCGATCCTGGTGCTCGAGGACGGCCGGGTGTTCCGCGGCGAGTCCTACGGGGCAATCGGCGAGACGATCGGCGAGATCGTGTTCTCGACCGGCATGACCGGCTACCAGGAGACATTGACCGATCCGTCGTACAAGGGCCAGATCGTGGCAATGACGGCGCCGCACATCGGCAACACCGGCGTCAACGACGAGGACTTCGAGTCGAGCCGGATCTGGGTCGACGGCTACGTCGTCCGCGATGCCGCACGGGTGCGCTCCAACTGGCGCTCCAACGCGACGCTCGACGAGGCGCTGGAACATCAGGGCGTCGTCGGGATCGCCGGCGTCGACACCCGTGCACTGACCCGGCACCTGCGGGACCGCGGCTCGATGCGCGGTGGCATCAGCTCGGTGTCGACCGACGTCGAGAGCCTCCTCGCTCGGGTCAATGCCGCGCCGGTCATGACCGGTGCCAGCTTCATCGACGACGTCACGACCGAGCAGGCCTACGTCGTCCCGGCGGTCGGCGAGAAGCGCTTCACCGTCGCCGCGATCGACCTCGGCATCAAGGGCATGACCCCGCGCCGCATGGCTGAGCGCGGCATCGAGGTGCACGTCCTGCCGGCGTCCACGACGTTCGAGCAGATCGCCGCGATCGGGCCTGATGGTGTGTTCATGTCCAATGGCCCGGGCGATCCCGCCGCAGCGGATCGTGCCGTCACGACACTCAAGCAGGTGCTCGAGGCGCGGATCCCGTACTTCGGCATCTGCCTGGGCAACCAGATCTTCGGCCGGGCGCTGGGCCTGGGCACCTACAAGCTCGTCTACGGACACCGCGGCATCAATCAGCCGGTCCAGGACCTCACGACCGGCAAGGTCGAGATCACCGCACACAACCACGGCTTCGCCGTCGACGCACCGATCGAGGGCACCTTCGAGACGCCCTACGGCGCCGGGCGAGTGACGCACGTGTGCCTCAACGACCAGGTCGTCGAGGGACTCGCGTTGCTGAACCAGCCTGCCTTCAGCGTGCAGTACCACCCGGAGGCCGCGGCCGGCCCGCACGACGCGGCCTATCTCTTCGACAGATTCGTGGATCTCATGAGCAGCGCAAAGGCAGGTGTCTGA